From Coturnix japonica isolate 7356 chromosome 1, Coturnix japonica 2.1, whole genome shotgun sequence, the proteins below share one genomic window:
- the KCTD12 gene encoding BTB/POZ domain-containing protein KCTD12, with protein sequence MALADSARGLPNGGGVSPAAGSGAAAAAGGWSAFPEIVELNVGGQVYVTRRCTVVSVRDSLLWRMFSQQQPSELPRDSKGRFFIDRDGFLFRYILDYLRDQQLVLPEHFPERSRLQREAEYFQLPDLARRLAQARATTTAARPAVLHRDGSLCADEPPLLGCLEAEPAEGGAAAASAPSPTASRSPSGGPLLTPSQSLDGAGGRRSGYITIGYRGSYTIGREAQADAKFRRVARIMVCGKTALAKEVFGDTLNESRDPDRPPERYTSRYYLKFTYLEQAFDRLSEAGFHMVACNSTGTCAFGPEQGGPADDKIWTSYTEYVFCRD encoded by the coding sequence ATGGCCCTGGCGGACAGCGCCCGCGGGCTGCCCAACGGCGGCGGAGTGTCGCCagcggcggggagcggggcggcggcggcggcgggcggtTGGTCGGCCTTCCCCGAGATCGTGGAGCTGAACGTGGGCGGGCAGGTGTACGTGACGCGGCGCTGCACCGTGGTCTCGGTGCGGGACTCGCTGCTCTGGCGCATGTTCTcgcagcagcagcccagcgAACTGCCCCGGGACAGCAAGGGCCGCTTCTTCATCGACCGTGACGGCTTCCTCTTCCGCTACATCCTGGATTACCTGCGGGaccagcagctggtgctgcccGAGCACTTCCCCGAGCGCAGCCGTCTGCAGCGCGAGGCCGAGTACTTCCAGCTGCCCGACCTGGCGCGCCGCCTGGCGCAGGCTCGGGCCACCACCACAGCTGCCCGCCCCGCCGTGCTGCACCGCGACGGCTCGCTGTGCGCCGACGAACCGCCGCTGCTCGGCTGCCTGGAGGCAGAGCCCGCGGAAGGAGGCGCCGCGGCGGCGTCCGCACCGTCGCCCACCGCCAGCCGCAGCCCCTCGGGCGGACCGCTGCTGACGCCCTCGCAGTCGCTGgacggggcgggcgggcggcgctcGGGCTATATCACCATCGGCTACCGCGGCTCCTACACTATCGGGCGGGAGGCGCAGGCCGATGCCAAGTTCCGCCGGGTGGCACGGATCATGGTGTGCGGCAAGACCGCGCTGGCCAAGGAGGTTTTCGGAGATACCCTGAATGAGAGCAGGGACCCGGACAGGCCCCCGGAGAGGTACACCTCCCGCTACTACCTCAAGTTCACCTATCTAGAGCAAGCCTTCGATCGGCTCTCCGAGGCTGGCTTCCACATGGTGGCTTGCAACTCCACCGGCACCTGCGCCTTCGGCCCCGAGCAGGGCGGCCCCGCCGACGACAAGATCTGGACCAGCTACACCGAGTACGTCTTCTGCCGGGACTGA